The proteins below are encoded in one region of Drosophila santomea strain STO CAGO 1482 chromosome 3R, Prin_Dsan_1.1, whole genome shotgun sequence:
- the LOC120451502 gene encoding tRNA dimethylallyltransferase, whose product MIRKVPLIVILGSTGTGKTKLSLQLAERFGGEIISADSMQVYTHLDIATAKATKEEQSRARHHLLDVATPAEPFTVTHFRNAALPIVERLLAKETPPIIVGGTNYYIESLLWDVLVDSDVKPDEGKPSGAHLMEAELNALSTLELHNHLAKIDAGSANRIHPNNRRKIIRAIEVYQSTGQTLTQVLAEQRAQPGGNRLGGPLRYPHIVLLWLRCQQEVLNDRLDSRVDGMLAQGLLRELRQFHNAHHATTVQAYTSGVLQTIGYKEFIPYLLKYDQQQDEKIEEYLKNHSFKLPNQDELKEVGLPDGLELLRSCCEELKLVTRRYSKKQLKWINNRFLASKDRQVPDLYELDTSDVAAWPEAVYKRAETIIESYRNEETCGIQPMAKREHPGADLDEETSHFCQICERHFIGEYQWGLHLKSNKHKRRKEGQRKRQRDQETMLSTDLSKKQKAEKDETEEAETQPPPSRVNDTDKAM is encoded by the coding sequence ATGATTCGAAAGGTGCCGCTGATTGTGATCCTCGGCTCCACGGGCACCGGGAAGACGAAACTGTCTTTGCAACTGGCCGAACGCTTCGGAGGAGAGATAATCAGCGCTGATTCCATGCAGGTGTACACCCACCTGGACATCGCCACCGCCAAGGCAACCAAGGAGGAGCAGTCCCGTGCGCGACATCATCTTCTGGACGTGGCCACGCCTGCGGAACCCTTCACAGTCACTCACTTTCGCAACGCGGCATTGCCCATTGTGGAGCGCCTGCTCGCCAAGGAAACTCCTCCGATTATTGTGGGCGGCACCAATTACTACATAGAATCCCTGCTTTGGGATGTTCTGGTGGACTCGGATGTCAAGCCGGATGAAGGCAAACCTTCGGGGGCGCATCTCATGGAAGCCGAACTGAATGCATTGTCCACGCTCGAGCTGCATAATCACCTTGCCAAGATCGATGCGGGAAGTGCCAATCGTATTCACCCCAACAACCGGCGCAAGATCATCCGGGCCATCGAAGTGTATCAGAGCACCGGGCAGACTTTGACCCAGGTGCTGGCGGAACAGCGAGCACAGCCGGGAGGGAATCGCCTGGGTGGACCCCTTCGCTATCCACACATCGTCCTCCTGTGGTTGCGTTGCCAGCAGGAGGTTCTCAATGACCGCTTGGACTCCCGTGTAGATGGCATGCTGGCCCAAGGACTGCTCCGTGAGCTACGACAGTTTCACAATGCCCATCACGCTACCACTGTACAAGCCTATACGTCTGGAGTTCTGCAGACCATTGGCTACAAGGAGTTTATTCCCTATCTGCTCAAGTACGACCAGCAGCAGGACGAAAAGATAGAGGAGTACCTCAAAAACCATAGCTTCAAGCTGCCAAACCAGGATGAGCTGAAAGAAGTGGGTCTGCCAGATGGCTTGGAACTCCTGCGCAGTTGCTGCGAAGAACTTAAGTTGGTAACTCGGCGGTACTCAAAGAAGCAGCTGAAGTGGATCAACAATCGGTTCCTGGCCAGCAAGGATCGTCAGGTGCCCGATCTCTACGAGCTGGACACCAGTGATGTGGCAGCTTGGCCGGAAGCAGTGTACAAGCGGGCAGAGACCATCATTGAAAGCTATCGAAATGAGGAGACTTGTGGGATACAGCCAATGGCCAAGCGGGAGCACCCTGGAGCAGATTTGGATGAGGAGACCAGCCATTTTTGCCAAATATGCGAACGGCATTTCATTGGGGAGTACCAGTGGGGACTGCATCTGAAGTCCAACAAACACAAGCGAAGAAAGGAAGGACAGCGCAAGCGGCAAAGGGATCAGGAAACAATGCTTTCAACGGATCTATCAAAGAAGCAAAAGGCGGAGAAAGATGAGACCGAGGAGGCAGAGACTCAGCCGCCACCCAGCCGAGTCAATGATACTGATAAGGCAATGTAA
- the LOC120450958 gene encoding dipeptidyl peptidase 9, whose product MESRTQVNQSNQQQQQQRNRLPSSPSPPLSVSLTGGPNANTTLMGLEQDAVPSSLLGRNNNNGGGGGGHHRSHSITNAATTSLANLLDGFTARVSTAVSVAGGTNMLMDRSSQSAASTPGSTHSIASLTSMGSLGTTANALYSSIGSALNSITSPIQAAAAAATATTTEVVVAAASVITNHLSSPTSGTPPHGLDADEGDDECDDCEEDEDDPVDNDGHIAAPTPNKSWAENKQVVQEIRKKMCNLSSMVPTNVQFRHLSDGRARCYFLGTPPQSWETTLLFADINLTQSEEQQLLVQRLEGIASDEWSSTLSAGSPTSSGHQPAFLFNSLPRPRLPWSPLLQQPIQSSGGSGGSGTASPYAREFQLLQERKRLSTWGITCYELHKPSGKLVFPCFNDLYQCLDTGYNSGLLFPTQLRTCPQWTALDPQICPQNSDMIAYISDCDLFVTHTLSGHEKRLTYTSTGRHSYVDDALSAGVPSYVMQEEFSRYQGFWWQPHSNDGIYRIVYEEVDESEVSVYTFPSSTAVHGRVDEYRFPRTGSPNAKSKLKLVQFVLNEALQVSEIAIKDLPYSLLAVFSWLEYIVRVGWTPDAKYVWVQGLDRKQQRMDVILIPLDNFCESYSSQVSTPTDSIGDHSWRSLYSRTITPLQVIYTERSDSWINVHDMLHFLDLTETSVTFLWASEETGFRHLYLVTASLLLSQANGQPDPASAGAQPSFVEQSALQPRILNKVALTSGEWEVLARNLWVDKPNKLVYFVGLRDTPLEKHLYVVSLERPEHIRLLTEPGYSYLVEFDDQCQLMLLVYCNIQRLPSCKVMRVNQTCSNGGVNGIQISLVGYLHEGGKPEPQYCPQIFSPQLPSGDIVYAMVFKPHNFELGVKYPTVLNVYGGPEVQTVNNTFKGKHQLRMHMLAAQGYCVICIDSRGSRHRGKRFESHIRGRMGQVELTDQVDALRSLSDQLGYIDMDRVAIHGWSYGGYLSLMGLVQYPKIFKVAIAGAPVTNWEYYDTGYTERYMDMPQNNEAGYSAGSVLEYVNSFPEEDKRLLLIHGLIDENVHFCHTSRLISALNKANKPYEVHLFPEERHSLRNLESNKNYETKLLSFLQNL is encoded by the exons ATGGAGAGCAGGACCCAAGTGAATCAGTCgaaccagcaacagcagcagcagaggaaTCGCCTGCCCTCCTCGCCAAGTCCACCGCTGAGTGTCAGTCTCACTGGCGGTCCGAATGCCAACACAACCTTGATGGGGCTTGAGCAGGATGCAGTGCCCTCGTCGCTGCTgggcagaaacaacaacaacggtggaggcggcggtggccaCCATCGCAGTCACAGCATCACCAATGCGGCGACCACATCACTTGCCAATCTCCTGGACGGATTTACGGCTCGCGTCTCCACAGCGGTGAGCGTGGCAGGTGGCACCAATATGCTAATGGACCGAAGCAGCCAGAGCGCAGCCAGCACACCAGGGTCAACCCATTCGATAGCCAGCCTCACCAGCATGGGTTCACTGGGCACCACGGCCAATGCGCTGTACTCCTCCATCGGCAGTGCCCTCAACTCCATCACCTCACCCATTCAGGCTGCAGCTGCGGCGGCCACGGCCACAACCACcgaggtggtggtggcggccGCCTCTGTGATCACCAACCACCTCAGCTCACCCACCAGCGGCACTCCGCCACATGGCCTGGATGCGGATGAGGGCGATGACGAGTGCGACGACTGCGAGGAGGACGAAGACGATCCGGTGGACAATGACGGGCACATTGCCGCCCCCACGCCCAACAAGAGCTGGGCCGAGAACAAGCAAGTGGTCCAAGAGATACGCAAGAAGATGTGCAACCTGTCCTCCATGGTGCCCACCAATGTGCAGTTCCGCCACTTGTCAGATGGACGTGCCAGGTGCTACTTCCTCGGCACTCCGCCGCAAAGCTGGGAGACTACGCTGCTCTTTGCCGACATAAACCTAACGCAAtcggaggagcagcagttaTTAGTGCAGCGACTGGAGGGGATTGCATCTGATGAGTGGAGTTCCACTTTGAGTGCAGGATCCCCCACGAGCAGCGGGCACCAGCCGGCCTTTCTTTTCAATTCCCTGCCAAGGCCTAG ACTCCCATGGAGTCCACTACTACAGCAGCCCATTCAGAGTAGTGGAGGCAGCGGAGGCAGTGGAACGGCCAGTCCCTATGCCCGGGAGTTTCAACTACTGCAGGAGCGCAAACGCCTCTCAACCTGGGGCATTACCTGCTACGAGTTGCACAAGCCCTCGGGCAAACTGGTATTTCCCTGCTTCAATGACCTATACCAATGTCTGGACACAGGATACAAT TCTGGACTGCTGTTTCCCACTCAGCTACGCACCTGCCCGCAATGGACGGCTCTGGATCCTCAGATTTGTCCACAGAACTCCGACATGATAGCCTACATCAGTGACTGCGACCTCTTCGTCACTCACACGCTGAGCGGGCACGAAAAGCGTCTCACTTACACGTCCACCGGGCGCCATTCGTATGTGGACGATGCATTGAGTGCCGGTGTGCCCTCTTATGTGATGCAGGAGGAGTTTAGCCGCTACCAAGGCTTCTGGTGGCAGCCACATTCCAATGACGGTATCTACCGCATTGTCTACGAGGAGGTGGATGAATCGGAGGTCTCTGTGTACACGTTTCCATCGTCGACGGCCGTGCACGGCAGGGTAGACGAGTACCGCTTTCCACGCACCGGTAGCCCAAACGCCAAGTCCAAGCTCAAGCTGGTTCAGTTCGTACTGAACGAGGCACTGCAGGTCAGCGAAATTGCCATCAAGGATCTGCCCTACTCCCTTTTGGCTGTATTCAGCTGGTTGGAGTACATTGTACGTGTCGGCTGGACACCGGATGCTAAATA CGTATGGGTGCAGGGATTGGATCGAAAGCAACAGCGGATGGATGTAATCCTTATTCCGTTGGATAACTTCTGCGAGTCCTACAGCAGTCAGGTTTCAACGCCGACCGACTCAATAGGCGACCATAGCTGGCGCAGCCTGTATAGTCGCACAATCACACCACTGCAGGTTATCTACACAGAACGCTCGGACAGCTGGATTAATGTACATGATATGCTTCACTTCCTGGATCTGACGGAAACAAGCGTCACCTTCCTGTGGGCATCTGAAGAGACTGGTTTCCGTCACCTGTACTTGGTGACCGCCAGCTTGTTGTTGAGCCAAGCCAACGGACAGCCAGATCCTGCATCCGCCGGTGCGCAGCCCAGTTTCGTGGAACAATCGGCACTGCAACCGCGCATCCTCAACAAGGTGGCCTTGACCAGCGGTGAGTGGGAGGTGCTGGCCAGGAATCTCTGGGTGGACAAACCCAACAAGCTGGTGTACTTTGTGGGACTTCGCGATACGCCGCTGGAAAAACACCTTTACGTTGTAAGCCTGGAGCGACCCGAGCACATTCGCCTGCTCACGGAGCCAGGTTACTCCTACCTCGTGGAATTCGACGAT CAATGCCAGTTGATGCTGCTCGTCTACTGCAACATCCAGCGGCTGCCCAGTTGCAAGGTGATGCGCGTTAACCAGACATGCTCGAACGGTGGAGTGAACGGCATTCAGATTTCCCTGGTTGGCTATCTCCACGAAGGCGGAAAGCCGGAGCCGCAGTACTGTCCGCAAATATTTTCTCCGCAGCTACCGTCGGGAGATATCGTTTATGCCATGGTTTTCAAGCCGCACAATTTTGAGTTGGGTGTCAAGTATCCAACGGTGCTCAATGTTTACGGAGGACCCGAGGTGCAGACCGTGAACAACACATTTAAG GGCAAACACCAATTGCGGATGCATATGCTGGCCGCCCAGGGATATTGCGTCATCTGCATCGACTCTCGAGGATCGCGGCATCGAGGCAAGCGATTCGAAAGTCACATCCGTGGCCGGATGGGACAGGTGGAGCTGACGGATCAGGTGGACGCGCTGCGCAGCTTGTCCGACCAGCTGGGCTACATTGACATGGATCGCGTGGCCATTCACGGGTGGTCATACG GTGGCTATCTAAGCTTGATGGGACTTGTTCAGTATCCGAAAATCTTCAAAGTGGCCATTGCCGGAGCGCCGGTCACCAACTGGGAGTATTACGACACGGGCTACACGGAGCGTTACATGGATATGCCGCAAAATAACGAGGCCGGCTACTCAGCCGGTTCGGTGCTCGAATACGTAAACTCTTTCCCCGAAGA GGACAAGCGCCTGTTGCTCATTCACGGCCTGATCGACGAGAATGTACACTTCTGCCACACCTCGCGGCTGATCAGTGCATTGAACAAGGCGAACAAGCCGTACGAGGTGCATCTGTTCCCCGAGGAGCGGCATTCGTTGCGTAACCTGGAATCGAATAAAAACTACGAAACGAAATTACTGTCATTCTTGCAAAACTTATGA
- the LOC120450959 gene encoding G2/mitotic-specific cyclin-B3 — protein MAPTKATTRAAIAGGHHQLQQTGNPILGALGAATRRGLSRRAAATGNIDPNAENMQTRAKRKADHSPIKNDKIKRSALGNLTNNVKIMTLHPGQDEEQSAGVGKKPTAQQLQALLDAKKQENLSVNVFAASKMTTRASSKVEDSVENCHKVLDKLEEALARPKPRPKAVPATKKTVLGEIQLPAMPNPMQIPVLLPPTHNLVAPQVAAIKPVRRISNDFNKTEDSLYMSALEDVSSCDSMRLSGNFEAARRRSAKLQQKTEQQPQPLLLTLPETAPSQVVPILPVPEDVEDFDRKNWDDPFQVSHYAMDIFNYLKVREPEFPIADYMPRQIHLTTWMRTLLVDWMVEVQETFELNHETLYLAVKIVDLYLCREVINKEKLQLLGAAAFFIACKYDERQPPLIEDFLYICDGAYNHDELVRMERETLRVIKYDLGIPLSYRFLRRYARCAKVPMPTLTLARYILELSLMDYATISFSDSQMASAALFMALRMHGGPGQLDKQTWGSTLNYYTGYQLADFAEIVPVLNAGLHRKPRATIKTIRNKYSHKIFHEVAKVPLLTNQELFQGNLDLNESNLS, from the coding sequence ATGGCGCCCACAAAAGCAACAACGCGCGCGGCCATCGCCGGCGGGCATCATCAGCTGCAGCAGACAGGGAATCCCATCCTGGGAGCCCTGGGAGCTGCCACCAGGAGGGGCCTGAGTCGCCGGGCGGCCGCCACGGGGAACATAGATCCCaatgccgaaaatatgcagaCGCGCGCCAAACGCAAGGCCGACCATAGTCCCATCAAGAATGACAAAATCAAGCGCTCGGCACTGGGTAACCTGACCAACAATGTTAAGATCATGACACTGCATCCGGGACAGGATGAGGAGCAGTCGGCGGGCGTGGGCAAAAAGCCAACGGCCCAGCAGCTGCAGGCCCTGCTCGATGCTAAGAAACAGGAGAATCTCAGTGTAAATGTCTTTGCCGCCAGCAAAATGACCACGCGCGCCTCCAGCAAAGTGGAGGATTCGGTGGAGAACTGTCACAAGGTGCTCGATAAGCTGGAGGAGGCGTTGGCCAGGCCCAAGCCGCGCCCCAAGGCAGTGCCCGCCACAAAGAAGACAGTTTTGGGGGAGATTCAATTACCGGCCATGCCAAATCCTATGCAGATTCCCGTTTTACTGCCGCCCACGCACAATCTGGTTGCTCCCCAGGTTGCCGCCATCAAGCCAGTTCGCCGGATCTCCAATGACTTTAACAAGACTGAGGACAGCCTGTACATGTCCGCGCTGGAGGATGTCTCCAGTTGCGATTCCATGCGGCTGTCTGGAAACTTTGAGGCAGCGCGTCGTCGCTCCGCCAAGTTGCAGCAAAAGACtgagcagcagccacagccgcTGTTGCTGACACTCCCAGAGACTGCTCCCAGCCAGGTGGTGCCCATTCTGCCAGTGCCCGAGGATGTGGAGGACTTCGACCGCAAGAACTGGGACGATCCCTTCCAGGTGTCCCACTACGCCATGGATATATTCAACTACCTTAAGGTGCGCGAACCGGAATTCCCCATTGCCGACTACATGCCCAGGCAGATCCATCTGACCACCTGGATGCGCACCCTGCTGGTCGACTGGATGGTGGAGGTGCAGGAAACGTTCGAGCTGAACCATGAGACTTTGTACCTGGCGGTAAAGATCGTAGATCTCTATCTTTGCCGCGAGGTGATCAACAAAGAGAAGCTGCAGCTCCTGGGCGCCGCTGCCTTCTTTATTGCCTGCAAGTACGACGAGCGACAGCCGCCGCTGATTGAGGACTTTTTGTATATCTGCGATGGGGCCTACAATCACGACGAGCTGGTGCGGATGGAGCGGGAGACGCTGCGTGTTATCAAGTACGATCTGGGCATCCCGCTCTCGTACCGTTTCCTGCGCCGCTATGCCCGCTGCGCCAAGGTGCCCATGCCCACACTGACCCTGGCCCGTTACATCCTAGAATTGTCACTGATGGACTACGCCACAATTTCGTTCAGCGACTCGCAGATGGCATCCGCTGCATTGTTCATGGCTCTGCGCATGCACGGCGGTCCGGGGCAGCTGGACAAGCAGACTTGGGGCTCAACGCTCAACTACTACACCGGCTATCAGCTGGCGGACTTTGCTGAAATTGTGCCCGTGCTCAATGCAGGACTGCATCGCAAGCCGCGGGCCACCATCAAGACGATACGGAACAAGTACTCGCACAAGATATTCCACGAGGTGGCCAAGGTGCCGCTGCTGACGAACCAGGAGCTCTTCCAGGGCAACCTCGACCTGAACGAAAGCAATCTGTCGTAG